In a genomic window of Myxococcales bacterium:
- a CDS encoding MBL fold metallo-hydrolase: MLGPIGHLAALAAYGVRRGAQVAHDLDAHRELAWDRAASPGLPPGLELAWLGTAGFRLSYQGQHLLIDPYLTRLSLGDVVRRRVVPADPARLAAVPDPLAILVGHTHFDHALDVPALARRAGCPVYGSASLARLMALHGQPERAVTVEPHRVYRIGPFAVTFVPSLHSKLAGGLWTPSSGELTCEHVDQLTPQAYRCGQVWGIHVDVAGCTLYHQGSCDLLDGELRHKGVDVLLCGIAGRRFTRRYVARLLRGLEPRLIVPHHFDDFFRPLDAPLAMSLNVNLAGFVDEVGAVSRDFTVRTLGLGQVIGSAPS, from the coding sequence ATGCTCGGACCGATCGGCCACCTCGCGGCGCTGGCGGCCTACGGCGTGCGGCGCGGTGCCCAGGTCGCCCACGATCTCGACGCGCACCGCGAGCTCGCCTGGGATCGCGCGGCGTCCCCGGGGCTGCCCCCGGGCCTCGAGCTGGCCTGGCTCGGCACCGCCGGGTTCCGGCTGAGCTACCAGGGCCAGCACCTGCTGATCGATCCGTACCTCACCCGGCTGTCGCTCGGCGACGTGGTGCGGCGCCGGGTCGTGCCCGCGGATCCCGCGCGCCTGGCGGCGGTGCCCGATCCGCTGGCGATCCTGGTGGGCCACACCCACTTCGATCACGCGCTCGACGTGCCGGCGCTGGCCCGGCGCGCCGGCTGCCCGGTCTACGGCTCGGCGTCGCTGGCGCGGTTGATGGCGCTGCACGGCCAGCCCGAGCGCGCGGTCACCGTCGAGCCGCACCGGGTCTACCGGATCGGCCCGTTCGCGGTCACGTTCGTGCCCAGCCTGCACTCCAAGCTGGCCGGCGGGCTGTGGACCCCGTCGAGCGGCGAGCTCACGTGCGAGCACGTCGACCAGCTGACCCCGCAGGCCTACCGGTGCGGCCAGGTCTGGGGCATCCACGTCGACGTCGCCGGCTGCACCCTCTACCACCAGGGCTCGTGCGATCTGCTCGACGGCGAGCTGCGCCACAAGGGCGTCGACGTGCTCCTGTGCGGCATCGCCGGCCGGCGCTTCACGCGCCGCTACGTCGCGCGCCTGCTGCGCGGGCTCGAGCCCCGGCTGATCGTCCCCCACCACTTCGACGACTTCTTCCGGCCCCTCGACGCGCCGCTGGCGATGAGCCTCAACGTCAACCTGGCCGGGTTCGTCGACGAGGTCGGCGCAGTGTCGCGCGACTTCACCGTGCGCACGCTCGGGCTGGGCCAGGTCATCGGGAGCGCGCCGTCGTGA
- a CDS encoding superoxide dismutase — MAFTLPPLPYGKDALAPTISAETIEYHYGKHHQSYVTNLNNLAPGTKYEAMSLEEVIEASVGQASEKAFFNNAAQVWNHTFYWNSLAPKAGGAPTGAIAAAIDASFGSFADFKDKFSKAAATQFGSGWAWLVKNADGTLAIEQSANADTPFAVGKSCILTIDVWEHAYYIDYRNARPKYIEEYWKLVNWDFANANLR; from the coding sequence ATGGCTTTCACCCTGCCCCCGCTGCCCTACGGCAAGGACGCGCTCGCGCCCACCATCTCGGCCGAGACCATCGAGTACCACTACGGCAAGCACCACCAGAGCTACGTCACCAACCTGAACAACCTCGCGCCCGGCACCAAGTACGAGGCGATGTCGCTCGAGGAGGTCATCGAGGCCTCGGTCGGCCAGGCCTCGGAGAAGGCGTTCTTCAACAACGCCGCGCAGGTCTGGAACCACACCTTCTACTGGAACTCGCTGGCGCCCAAGGCCGGCGGCGCGCCGACCGGCGCCATCGCCGCGGCGATCGACGCGAGCTTCGGCAGCTTCGCTGACTTCAAGGACAAGTTCAGCAAGGCCGCCGCGACCCAGTTCGGCTCGGGCTGGGCCTGGCTGGTCAAGAACGCCGACGGCACGCTGGCGATCGAGCAGAGCGCCAACGCCGACACCCCGTTCGCGGTCGGCAAGTCGTGCATCCTGACGATCGACGTCTGGGAGCACGCCTACTACATCGACTACCGGAACGCCCGGCCCAAGTACATCGAGGAGTACTGGAAGCTGGTCAACTGGGACTTCGCGAACGCCAACCTGCGCTGA